The Mangrovimonas cancribranchiae nucleotide sequence GCTGAATCAATTTCTGCTTGGTGAATATTTTTAGACTGCGCAATCATTGTTGCAGCATTCATTTTAGCACGGTAAGGTCCGGCAATTAGTTCTGCAGCCTTTAAGAAAATACCTGCGCGTTGTTGCCAAGGCATTTTAGCCCATTTTTTTCTAGCTTCTAATGCAGTAGAAATAGCATCTTCAACATGCGTTTTTTCAGCTAAATGATACGTGCCAACAACATGTTGATGGTCGTGAGGTGGCGACATGGTTCTAGTGTTTCCTGTTTCAATGTCTTTACCGTTTATATATAATGGTACGTCAACTTTACTGTTAAACATGTTTTTGTATTCAGCTAAAACCTCCTCGCGTTCTGGAGATCCAGGAGCGTAAGTTTTTACTGGTTCGTTAACTGCAATTGGTACGTTAAAAAATCCGTTTGCCATGAGAATTTAGATTTTATTGATTTGTAATTTTTTAGCATTGCAAATTTAATATTTTAAAACGGGTTTGTTTGCAAATTTGATTATAAAAAGGCGTTAAATATTAGAAATTTTGTAAGTTGCCATTTTTATGTTACAATATAGTATATGTGTACAGTTACTCTTGCCCCGCAAGGCCAAAATAGTTTTGTTTTAACCTCTAACCGAGATGAAGCACCTGGGCGTGAAAATTTAGCCCCAACATTCTATAATGAAGATGGTGTTAAGTTGTTATATCCTAAAGACAGTTTGGCTGGAGGTACTTGGATAGGTGTTAGCGAGAAGCAACGTTTAATTTGTTTATTGAACGGTGGGTTTAATAAACATAAAAGAAAAGAGGAATATAGATTGAGTCGTGGTGTGGTTGTTAAAGATTTATTGACTTGTGAGGACTTTAAAACTGAAGTAGCTAGCTATGATTTGAATGGTGTAGAGCCTTTTACAATAGTTTGTGTGGAATGGATTGAAAGGTTGCGTTTTTTAGAGCTTGTTTGGGACGGCAATAAAAAACATGTAAAAGACTTACCGTTGGAACCACATATTTGGTCATCATCTACATTGTATACTGCGTCTATGAAACAGGAGCGCAAATTATGGTTTGAAACATTTAAAAAAGAGACTGCTTTAAATACGTCTACGTTACTTAAATTTCATAAACACGCTGGTGAAAATAATGATGACTTTGGCGTTATAATGGACAGAGGGTTTGTAAAAACAACGAGTATAACACAAGTTGAAAAATGTAATCATTTAGTAACCATGCAATATGAAGACTTACAAACTAGCACAAGAACATCAGTTGTCTTTGATTTTAACTTAATTCATGAAAAATAATAATACAGGAATTATTTTAACCCTAGCTTATCCTGAAACTATTGTTCGGCATGCCGAAGAATGGTATTCGCCTTTTTTAAAGTATTTGGGAATAGGTAATCAAACTCATGTAAGAGCTGGGCATGCAGCTTTAGTGTTAATTAGTAAAGAAACAGGTATTTTAGAATATTACGATTTTGGACGCTATGTAACACCTCATGCTACAGGTCGTGTAAGAGCAAAAGATACCGATTGCGAACTGGAAAAGCCCTTAAGAGCAAAACTGGTTAATGATAATATTGTAAACCTAAACGACATTTTAAATTATTTGGCAACGCATCCAGAATTCACACATGGTGAAGGTACATTGTATGCATCTGTTTGTAAAAAGGTAAACTATAATAAAGCTAGTGAGTTTATTAAAATTATGCAGGAAAGGCAGTTTATAAGGTATGCTGCTTTTATAAAAAAGGCGACTAATTGTGCGCGGTTTGTTACAGATACTTTAATTACTTCGGTTACAGATAATACCATAAAAAAGCGACTTGTTAGGTCAAAAAAG carries:
- a CDS encoding NRDE family protein, which codes for MCTVTLAPQGQNSFVLTSNRDEAPGRENLAPTFYNEDGVKLLYPKDSLAGGTWIGVSEKQRLICLLNGGFNKHKRKEEYRLSRGVVVKDLLTCEDFKTEVASYDLNGVEPFTIVCVEWIERLRFLELVWDGNKKHVKDLPLEPHIWSSSTLYTASMKQERKLWFETFKKETALNTSTLLKFHKHAGENNDDFGVIMDRGFVKTTSITQVEKCNHLVTMQYEDLQTSTRTSVVFDFNLIHEK
- a CDS encoding DUF6695 family protein gives rise to the protein MKNNNTGIILTLAYPETIVRHAEEWYSPFLKYLGIGNQTHVRAGHAALVLISKETGILEYYDFGRYVTPHATGRVRAKDTDCELEKPLRAKLVNDNIVNLNDILNYLATHPEFTHGEGTLYASVCKKVNYNKASEFIKIMQERQFIRYAAFIKKATNCARFVTDTLITSVTDNTIKKRLVRSKKFTPSTVGNVVAANSEADVYKVQDNGSIQVFNGSVRQINQMCFLDRLKTHRVSNVGTLKPKGQEYVNSNAQWLSGIGSGAWFELHESNVEQEYRFRRVSPNGMVDVDAIFILQEEGFQYSTPYTFLYSSNCLYCHVKQNNTIYRFDKKS